From a region of the Labrus mixtus chromosome 5, fLabMix1.1, whole genome shotgun sequence genome:
- the clip1a gene encoding CAP-Gly domain-containing linker protein 1 isoform X1, with the protein MSTAKPTGIKAPSKITKPGTGAPKTNPGTAGAKVASDKSAASASGGDDQSGGENFQVGDRVWVNGNKPGYIQFLGETQFAPGQWAGIVLDEAIGKNDGSVAGVRYFQCEALRGIFTRPSKLSLTEGEANGTQTAPPSRASSPTPSVGSVASHTPATKSALPTTTATKKASTATAATPATPATPSSNLARTNSESVSNLSETGSVKKGERELKMGDRVLVGGTKAGVVRFLGETDFAKGEWCGVELDEPLGKNDGAVAGTRYFQCQPRYGLFAPVHKVTRIGFPSTTPAKAKTTVRKVVATPTGLKRSPSASSISTMSSVTSSVSAKPSRTGLLTETSSRYNRKISGTTALQEALKEKQQHIEQLMAERDMERAEVAKATSHAGEMEQEIGLLRVDQEQMEAKMDQLRALVEAADKDKVELVNQLEEERRKVEDLQFRVEEACITKGDLETQTRLEHVHIKELEQSLLFEKTKAEKLQRELEDTRVATVSEKSRIMELERDLTLRKREVADLQLRLGTQQGSEDSNAALSPLLEEITSLRDQLASQEVKQQEELAKYKEKLEGQEKSHAEAVAQIQAASVKISGDKEQLQMQLSQAEKENAESIDQWRSKLESAVASHQQAMEELKLSFSKGAGAQAEELVETKSALEKLKLGHQLALDEAGSKHQASAAAWTQEKQALKAQLLSLTEDKERLEDSLRSSVDKTEEQHLVEMEDVLGKLHAAEIRVKELEEKEAKSAQEAQDKEKETKEQIAEMVALRSQVAQGNQEVETLKSQLGAVQSQGTNQDAKVSELSSQLESRQQEVLSLQKSLTTTQQEKDSLEEELGGLKQKLTESTEQQTSSSKTMQETLEKLSKKEEQCTSLTTESESLRSQLSGLERKLKATDEKLEQLSQDKSKLENDISDMMKATGDSSVQLTKMNEDLKLKERRLEELQSQLSEEKENVARLDEQLKQEQSRKEQELKDTRETHQSERSSLQEKITNLENTVKQSQTQVEELKASHQKATSEASELHVKELDVLKGQVDKLKQELTSSKNKTQELEKSVSELQPYKEQAQCLSAELDSSKHDVEHLRKKLENQSLDLEKRCKEIGDVKAEKDNMKKQLSDLQTKLSALEKSHQELSVQNEELILTRDKLSKTQEELLTDKKRSDEEKVSLDKELEKLKSCLQEVQTENKKLKHVEGEHQAQIEELQSKNAKIEDSLLKHQQDIKQTEAKNKQLLEDYEDSCKERSRLEEDLNESKSKLTCEKDNLILERDSARNAKKSLDAKNAKLQEKIKSLNLEKEDLTMKNTQLQALTETLTKEKSEMSNEISAAASDIKSLETLKEELQNKLSATKKDLESSARECEELKASKMSLTQMLEEFKTSSQVTDSERLHLLQEKENLLAIQRKVCNEKEELLSEVEDIKEKLQATTQQLSQSNEKFKEALSSFEEEKKTFQQQNSETEMALHAVRKEKMSVDSALEQQKMDYERLAGEKAELEEKHTKIISEKTALSLERDKLASDIRNTKDQLDSFSKANAVCNQEQSNLTTMLEESKRQNEEVEAAITSLKQEKRDLQNELQKQKSDIDILEKDKTDLVQEQTKLKKDYEKSHSEFVQQVENLTKDCQRLQTLQTEAEQKVQSSQKENQALLQEIQELKSQTESVSEAKVLLETQLKAESGERSKVMSDKDGLSKLIEELQKKLSSVTQENKEISSNLKNVDEQKKSLVADMEALKTQLKQQEEDGRQLTVDKEQLLSKLEEMGKQMSSLTAEKEDLLAGRCKLEQDISSIHQNEESWLSERSRLLGEIEKLHASQKQLEADVNRYKDEFAEQHNNNAELHAKRDVCEAERNEAIQQVGQLESKLKNAISKQLEAVEASGKTAEALEQLTKEKSSLMQEKNKAESMLKELRSSKQEVETQLKQLKEENSKYQEDLNVSKEQLCTETQRTKSLCQEIEELKEAVSVKTQSLQSLQDDNSKLTQELDSKHKGQSDVIKLKDEHSKLKKQLKEMKQSLPHNAFSESTLKEKFDKEKGALQQSINKNSALVSEKDQQVENLKSELAVLRGESASVKTLQGTMQALEQDKANLQERVQRLEKDLKSGPENTNKSSGDAVLDQLREDKETAESQVCIEFLNSVIVDLQRKNQEQKEKLEKMAEAALNGNNPSELDNYDSHDKEPVKKKLPPRLFCDICDCFDLHDTEDCPTQTQMPDSPEHSTFHGTKGEERPYCDICEVFGHWTDSCNDDQTF; encoded by the exons ATGAGCACAGCTAAGCCCACAGGGATCAAAGCGCCCAGCAAGATAACTAAACCTGGGACAGGAGCCCCCAAGACCAACCCCGGCACAG CAGGCGCTAAAGTTGCGTCAGACAAATCAGCTGCAAGTGCCAGTGGAGGAGATGACCAGAGCGGCGGCGAGAACTTCCAGGTTGGGGATCGAGTATGGGTGAATGGGAATAAGCCCGGCTACATCCAGTTTTTGGGAGAGACACAGTTTGCCCCGGGGCAATGGGCAGGGATTGTACTCGATGAGGCAATTGGGAAAAATGACGGGTCGGTGGCAGGGGTGCGGTACTTCCAGTGTGAAGCACTACGAGGAATATTCACACGTCCATCCAAGTTGTCTCTCACTGAAGGGGAGGCTAATGGAACTCAGACAGCACCACCCTCCCGTGCTTCATCTCCCACTCCGTCGGTTGGTAGTGTGGCCTCACATACACCTGCCACCAAATCAGCATTACCAACTACAACTGCAACCAAGAAGGCCTCTACCGCCACAGCAGCTACACCAGCTACGCCGGCTACACCATCCTCCAACCTCGCACGCACAAACAGTGAATCTGTGTCCAACCTCTCGGAGACTGGATCAGTGAAGAAGGGGGAACGGGAACTGAAGATGGGCGATAGAGTACTG GTTGGTGGTACAAAGGCAGGAGTGGTACGTTTCCTTGGAGAAACAGATTTTGCAAAAGGCGAGTGGTGCGGAGTGGAGTTGGATGAGCCCTTAGGAAAGAATGATGGGGCAGTTGCAGGCACAAG ATATTTCCAGTGCCAGCCCAGGTATGGCTTATTTGCTCCTGTGCATAAAGTCACACGCATTGGCTTCCCTTCCACCACACCAgccaaagcaaaaacaacagtACGAAAAGTGGTGGCCACACCGACAGGGCTAAAGCGCAGCCCTAGTGCCTCCTCCATCAGTACCATGAgctctgtgacatcatcagtcagCGCAAAGCCCAGTCGCACAGGCCTG TTAACAGAGACATCATCACGCTACAATCGTAAGATTTCGGGCACCACGGCCCTGCAGGAGGCTCTgaaggagaagcagcagcacaTTGAGCAGCTGATGGCTGAGAGGGACATGGAAAGAGCAGAGGTTGCCAAGGCGACCAGCCACGCCGGAGAGATGGAGCAAGAAATCGGCCTTCTCAGAGTCGATCAGGAGCAG ATGGAGGCTAAGATGGACCAGTTACGTGCCTTGGTAGAAGctgcagacaaagacaaagtggaGCTGGTGaatcagctggaggaggagcgtAG GAAGGTGGAGGACCTTCAGTTCCGCGTAGAGGAAGCTTGCATTACCAAAGGAGACCTGGAG ACGCAGACCAGACTGGAGCATGTCCACATTAAGGAGCTTGAACAGAGCCTGCTCTTTGAAAAGACCAAAGCTGAGAAACTCCAAAGAGAGTTAGAAGACACTAGG GTTGCAACAGTGTCAGAAAAATCCCGTATTATGGAGCTTGAGAGGGACCTTACACTGCGAAAAAGAGAAGTAGCTGACCTGCAGCTGCGTCTCGGCACCCAGCAGGGCTCTGAAGACTCAAACGCGGCTCTTTCTCCCCTTCTGGAAGAGATCACCTCTCTGAGGGATCAGCTGGCTTCCCAAGAAGTCAAGCAGCAAGAAGAGCTGGCTAAATATAAGGAGAAGCTAGAAGGTCAAGAAAAGAGCCACGCTGAGGCTGTCGCCCAAATTCAGGCTGCATCTGTAAAGATCTCTGGTGACAAGGAGCAGCTCCAGATGCAGTTAAGTCAAGCTGAGAAGGAGAATGCTGAAAGTATTGATCAGTGGCGGTCCAAGTTGGAGTCTGCTGTCGCCTCTCACCAGCAAGCCATGGAGGAGCTGAAGTTGTCTTTCAGCAAAGGTGCAGGAGCTCAGGCAGAAGAACTTGTAGAAACTAAAAGTGCTCTAGAGAAGCTGAAGTTAGGGCACCAGTTGGCTCTAGACGAGGCTGGATCCAAACATCAAGCTAGTGCTGCTGCTTGGACTCAGGAGAAGCAGGCGCTGAAGGCACAGCTGCTGTCTTTGACTGAGGACAAGGAGCGACTGGAGGACTCACTGCGGTCCAGTGTGGACAAAACCGAAGAGCAGCACCTTGTGGAGATGGAGGATGTTCTCGGGAAGCTTCATGCTGCTGAAATTAGGGTTAAGGAGCTCGAGGAGAAAGAAGCGAAATCAGCGCAGGAGGCCCAAGATAAGGAGAAAGAAACCAAAGAGCAGATTGCAGAAATGGTGGCTCTGCGCAGTCAGGTAGCACAAGGTAACCAGGAGGTTGAGACCCTGAAGAGTCAGTTAGGGGCGGTTCAGAGCCAGGGAACCAACCAGGATGCAAAG GTGAGTGAATTGAGCTCTCAGCTGGAGAGCAGACAGCAAGAAGTGCTCTCTTTACAGAAGAGTCTGACCACCACCCAGCAGGAGAAGGACTCCCTGGAAGAGGAGCTCGGAGGCTTG AAACAAAAGCTGACTGAAAGCACAGAGCAGCAGACTAGTTCATCTAAAACTATGCAAG AAACACTTGAGAAGCTCAGTAAGAAAGAGGAGCAGTGCACATCCCTGACCACAGAATCCGAGTCTCTCAGGAGTCAGCTTTCTG GGCTGGAAAGGAAACTGAAGGCCACAGATGAAAAGCTTGAGCAGCTATCACAGGACAAAAGCAAGCTGGAAAATGACATTTCAGACATGATGAAGGCAACTGGTGATAGTTCAGTACAGCTGACCAAAATGAATGAAGACCTCAAGCTGAAAGAAAG GAGGCTTGAGGAGTTACAGAGTCAACTgtcagaggagaaggagaatgTGGCACGCTTGGATGAACAACTCAAGCAGGAACAATCTCGCAAGGAGCAGGAGCTGAAAGACACCAGAGAAACACATCAGTCTGAAAGAAGCAGCCTTCAGGAGAAGATCACAAACTTG GAGAATACTGTTAAACAGAGTCAGACTCAGGTTGAGGAGCTGAAGGCCTCACACCAGAAAGCGACCTCTGAAGCCTCTGAGCTCCACGTGAAGGAGCTTGATGTGCTGAAAGGTCAGGTTGACAAGTTGAAGCAGGAGCTCACCTCCTCAAAGAACAAAACCCAGGAGCTGGAGAAGTCGGTGTCTGAGCTTCAGCCATACAAGGAACAAGCTCAG TGTCTTTCTGCTGAGCTTGACTCCTCCAAGCATGACGTTGAACATTTGCGCAAAAAACTGGAAAACCAGAGTCTAGATCTGGAAAAAAGGTGTAAGGAGATTGGGGATGTTAAGGCAGAgaaagacaatatgaagaaacAGCTCTCAGATTTGCAAACGAAGCTCTCTGCCCTCGAGAAGAGTCACCAGGAGCTTTCAGTCCAAAATGAAGAACTCATATTAACCAGAGATAAGCTATCCAAAACTCAGGAGGAACTACTCACCGACAAAAAGCGGTCAGATGAAGAAAAGGTTTCTTTGGACAAGGAGCTTGAGAAGCTCAAAAGTTGTCTTCAGGAGGTgcagactgaaaacaaaaaactgaaacatgttgaaggTGAACACCAAGCCCAGATTGAGGAGCTTCAAAGCAAAAATGCAAAGATTGAAGACTCGCTGCTAAAGCATCAACAGGACATCAAGCAAACTGAGGCTAAAAATAAGCAACTCCTCGAGGACTATGAAGATTCCTGCAAAGAGAGGAGTCGCCTTGAAGAAGATCTCAATGAAAGCAAGTCGAAGCTCACGTGTGAGAAGGACAATCTCATTTTAGAGAGAGATTCTGccagaaatgcaaagaaatctCTTGATGCAAAGAATGCTAAGTTGCAGGAAAAGATTAAATCCTTGAACTTAGAAAAAGAAGATCTCACGATGAAGAATACCCAGCTGCAGGCTCTCACAGAAACACTGACTAAAGAGAAGTCAGAGATGTCCAATGAAATCAGTGCTGCTGCGTCGGATATAAAGAGCCTGGAGACCCTGAAGGAGGAGCTCCAGAACAAGCTCAGTGCCACAAAGAAAGATTTGGAGAGCTCCGCCCGCGAATGTGAAGAACTCAAAGCCTCAAAAATGAGCTTGACCCAGATGCTGGAGGAGTTCAAGACGAGCAGCCAGGTGACTGATTCTGAGAGGCTTCACCTTCTGCAGGAGAAAGAGAACCTACTTGCAATCCAGAGAAAAGTCTGCAACGAGAAGGAAGAGCTCCTCAGTGAGGTAGAAGACATAAAAGAGAAGCTACAAGCCACAACACAGCAGTTGTCTCAGTCCAATGAGAAATTTAAAGAAGCACTTTCATCTtttgaagaagagaagaagacattTCAGCAGCAGAATTCTGAAACGGAGATGGCTCTTCATGctgtgagaaaagaaaagatgagcgTGGATTCAGCGCTAGAGCAGCAGAAGATGGATTACGAGCGTTTGGCAGGAGAGAAGGCAGAActagaagagaaacacacaaaaatcatATCTGAAAAAACTGCTCTTTCTCTCGAGCGGGATAAACTAGCTAGTGATATCCGAAACACCAAGGACCAGTTGGACAGTTTCTCCAAAGCGAACGCTGTCTGTAATCAAGAACAGTCTAATTTAACAACAATGCTGGAAGAGTCAAAACGACAAAATGAAGAGGTGGAAGCAGCGATCACATCTTTGAAGCAAGAAAAAAGGGACCTACAAAATgaactgcagaaacaaaaatcGGACATTGACATtcttgaaaaagacaaaactgaccTGGTTCAAGAGCAGACAAAACTGAAAAAGGATTATGAGAAGTCTCATTCAGAATTTGTTCAACAGGTTGAAAACCTCACAAAGGATTGTCAGCGTCTGCAAACACTGCAGACTGAAGCCGAACAGAAAGTTCAGTCGTCGCAGAAAGAGAACCAGGCGCTGCTGCAGGAGATCCAGGAGTTAAAAAGTCAGACTGAATCAGTGTCAGAGGCCAAGGTCCTTCTGGAGACCCAGTTAAAGGCTGAGTCTGGTGAAAGGAGTAAAGTGATGTCTGACAAGGACGGTCTTTCCAAACTAATtgaagagctgcagaaaaagtTGTCCAGTGTCAcgcaagaaaacaaagagatctCATCCAACCTGAAGAATGTTGATGAGCAGAAGAAGTCTTTGGTGGCCGATATGGAGGCATTGAAAACACAACTGAAGCAGCAAGAAGAAGACGGTCGTCAGTTGACAGTAGATAAAGAGCAGCTGCTGTCGAAGCTCGAGGAGATGGGCAAACAGATGAGCTCCCTGACTGCAGAGAAGGAGGACCTCTTAGCCGGAAGATGTAAATTGGAGCAAGATATTTCTTCCATTCACCAAAATGAGGAAAGCTGGCTCTCCGAACGCTCTAGACTCCTTGGAGAGATAGAAAAGTTGCATGCTAGCCAGAAACAACTAGAGGCTGACGTCAACCGATACAAGGATGAGTTTGCAGAGCAGCACAACAATAATGCAGAACTTCATGCAAAGAGAGACGTCTGCGAGGCGGAGAGAAATGAAGCCATCCAGCAAGTCGGGCAGCTCGAATCCAAACTCAAAAATGCCATTTCTAAGCAGCTTGAG GCGGTAGAGGCCTCTGGCAAGACTGCTGAGGCTCTCGAACAGCTGACAAAAGAGAAATCCAGTTTGATGCAGGAGAAGAACAAAGCCGAGTCGATGCTGAAGGAGCTGAGGAGCTCTAAGCAGGAGGTGGAGACTCAG ctcAAACAATTGAAGGAAGAGAATTCAAAGTACCAAGAAGATCTGAATGTATCGAAAGAGCAGCTTTGCACCGAAACTCAGAGGACGAAGAGTCTGTGCCAGGAGAT CGAGGAGCTCAAAGAAGCCGTTTCTGTGAAGACACAGTCCCTGCAGTCGCTGCAAGATGACAACAGCAAGCTGACGCAGGAGCTGGACAGCAAACACAAAGGCCAGAGTGACGTCATCAAG CTCAAAGATGAGCACTCCAAACTCAAGAAACAGCTGAAAGAGATGAAGCAAAG CCTGCCACATAACGCCTTCAG TGAGAGCACCTTGAAGGAGAAGTTTGACAAGGAGAAGGGCGCCCTCCAACAGTCCATCAATAAAAACAGTGCCTTAGTATCAGAGAAGGACCAGCAGGTGGAAAACCTGAAGAGTGAG CTGGCTGTACTGCGAGGGGAAAGTGCCTCCGTTAAGACTCTGCAGGGTACAATGCAGGCCTTGGAGCAGGACAAGGCTAATCTACAGGAGCGAGTCCAGAGACTGGAGAAGGACCTGAAATCAGGCCCTGAAAACACTAACAAGTCCTCAG